In Leopardus geoffroyi isolate Oge1 chromosome B4, O.geoffroyi_Oge1_pat1.0, whole genome shotgun sequence, the DNA window GATGTCAATATTTTGTCTTTCACCAAAGACAAGTTTCTCAAACACATTAGCTGTcctagaacatttttttctcatacttCTCACACTCACCTAGTTGACTAAAACATAGATCGTTGAGCTCTACTGTTGATTCCATAGATTAGTGGTTGGGCCTGAGAATCTGCCTTTCTAGCAAGCTCACAGATGCTGCTGATGCTGACTTGTGGATGACACTTAGAGAACCACTGACCTCAAATGTCTTTTATCCTCTCCAGGTATTTCTGAAGATCTCTCCTCCCCATTCTTTGACTGAACCCCACACAGAGAATCCTTCATCTGAGGAGTGCATTTACTGCCTCAGCATCCTCTGCAGAGCAGTCTTCACCTCCTGGTTCTTGAGGCTGTAGATGAGGGGGTTCAGCAACGATGTGATCACACTGTACTGAATGGAGACCACGCGCTCCAACactgagcctgaggcagggctgatGTACCTGAATAGAGCCGTCCCATAGAACAAGAGCACCACGgtgaggtgggaggagcaggtggagaaggccttgGCTTGGCCCTCAGAGGAGCGGATGTTCAGAATGGCAGAAATGATTCTGGAGTAAGAGAAGAGGATCAGGGGAAGCGTCAGCAGCCCTAGAAATGCACTGGACCCTGACAGAAGGAACTTGTTGGCAGTGGGATCAGTACATGACAGAGGGAAGAGTGAGGGCAGCTCACAGCAGAAGTGGAAGATGATGTTGGATCCACAGAAATGTAACTTGTGGATGAAAAGATTATTTACCAGTGAGTTCAGAACCCCTATTCCCCATGCTGCGCTGACCATTACCATGCAGAGAGGCCTGTTCATGACCATGGTATAGAGCAGAGGGTGGCAGATGGCagcatagcggtcataggccatggcaGAGAGCAGACTGGCTTCAGCACacccacagagaagaaaaaagaaactctgggTGATACAGCCCCACACAGAGATGCTTTTCTTCTGAGACAGGAAGTTCTGTAGCATTTTGGGCATAGTAACTGAAGAGAAGCAGATATCTAGGAAGGACAGATGTCCaaggaaaaaatacatggggATGTGGAGGTGAGAATCCCCTCTGATCACCAGGATCATCACCAGATTCCCCACCACGGTTAGGAGGTAAATCCCCAGGAACACCACAAACAGCAGAGTCCGGATGCGGCAGTCAGCAGACAGCCCGAGGAGGATGAACTCAGTGAAGAAAGTGAAGTTATCCATGGCTGTTTATAAATTCCAACCCTAAAAAGAAATCAACTGTATTACAGAATCTGAGTAGTCTTTAGTAATCAGACTATCACTCCCACACCCTAAAACTTCGCAGGAAATAGTCCTTTcagcttaaaaatagaaaaggtaaataaattgaGTATTTCCAATTGTGATAGCTATGAGTTGAATTatatccccaccccccaaatatgttggaagtcctaacccccagcacctcacaATGTTACCTTACTTGGAATTAGGATAATTGCAGATGTGGTAAATTAAGATTATCTTATTTTGGAATAGGATGGGctcttaatccaatatgactggtgtccttataaggaaGAGGAGAGTACCATGTGAAAACAGATGCACAGAGGGAAGGCAGCCATGTGACAACAcaggcagagattggggtgataCAGTTGCAAGCCAAGGGATCCTAGTAATTAACagccaccaccagaagctaggaagaggcaaggaaggatttttccatacaagttttagcaGGGGGGAGTGCTCCTACTTACatcagcctctagaactgtgagacaatacatttctgttgttttaagccagtttctggtactttgttacaTCAGCCCTAGGCAACTAATAACAGTGACTTTCAGAGTTTCTGCCCTTTGGCCCTCTCATTAATTCTGTCAGTGAATATAGCAAACATCTTTGGAACCTAAATCAAACTACACACTTTGACCCTTAAGAGTATAGTTATGAGAACAAACAAATGTGAGGCATCAAGTGAAACTGTTTCAGAAAACAGACAATTGAGTTGCAAGcgtttttatatttaggtttggGTCCTAAAGCCAAGGACTAGAGAACTCACCCTCTCATTGTCTGAATTTTGGGTAAAGATATGAAGAAAGGACTTGGAAAATGTTACTACAGATTGCACAGGGCTTCCCAAACATTTCAAGATCCTTCAAGAGTAACCTGTCACTCTAA includes these proteins:
- the LOC123590598 gene encoding olfactory receptor 8S1-like, with protein sequence MDNFTFFTEFILLGLSADCRIRTLLFVVFLGIYLLTVVGNLVMILVIRGDSHLHIPMYFFLGHLSFLDICFSSVTMPKMLQNFLSQKKSISVWGCITQSFFFLLCGCAEASLLSAMAYDRYAAICHPLLYTMVMNRPLCMVMVSAAWGIGVLNSLVNNLFIHKLHFCGSNIIFHFCCELPSLFPLSCTDPTANKFLLSGSSAFLGLLTLPLILFSYSRIISAILNIRSSEGQAKAFSTCSSHLTVVLLFYGTALFRYISPASGSVLERVVSIQYSVITSLLNPLIYSLKNQEVKTALQRMLRQ